A single region of the Silene latifolia isolate original U9 population chromosome 8, ASM4854445v1, whole genome shotgun sequence genome encodes:
- the LOC141594556 gene encoding putative F-box protein At1g60370: MDACKVDASNADIPEEIQIDILSRLPPESLSRFKRVSKHWYTTLTIQAFLIRHSLSYDKHPKLGFALRSRFWGKKLIISFELNDDNTPKTTGSLVRGKDVYFIDFLMNYYSLTSNICNDLICLVRNRPFSTSFSLLNIKTREFTQLSAITNESMILSRNALGFDPVHKVFKVLCVIHKRENEDYAISMVAVLTVGSKYWNPIEYQSLPSSLTNNIFWFWKESICVNGVIYWVLQTTINNFNVLTVIAFDLSLEAFRDIELVTRHARGTILRYYLTSLKECPTLLIWKINKDDETEEVEQWTLFDHKNPNAAWKRRNFTDHNFTITVCYGSYDIPAAGGSTLLQYSASIDSKCSYYVSYDLENFAIE; encoded by the coding sequence ATGGATGCTTGCAAAGTTGATGCATCAAATGCAGACATTCCTGAAGAAATTCAGATTGATATCTTGTCGCGGCTGCCACCAGAGTCATTGTCGAGATTCAAGCGTGTTTCCAAACACTGGTATACCACATTAACAATACAAGCATTCTTGATTAGACACTCTCTTTCGTATGATAAACATCCTAAACTTGGGTTTGCGCTACGCTCGAGATTTTGGGGGAAAAAATTGATTATCTCATTTGAGCTCAACGATGACAATACCCCCAAAACAACTGGCTCTCTTGTGAGAGGGAAGGATGTATATTTCATTGATTTTCTTATGAATTATTATTCTCTCACGTCCAATATATGCAACGACCTAATTTGTCTCGTTAGGAATAGGCCATTTTCAACGAGTTTCAGTCTATTAAACATAAAAACCCGGGAATTTACCCAGCTTTCTGCAATAACTAACGAGTCTATGATCTTATCTCGGAATGCATTAGGGTTTGATCCTGTACATAAGGTATTCAAAGTTCTGTGTGTTATTCACAAGAGAGAAAACGAAGATTATGCTATAAGCATGGTCGCGGTATTGACAGTCGGATCAAAATATTGGAACCCGATAGAGTATCAAAGTTTACCTAGTTCATTGACCAACAACATTTTTTGGTTTTGGAAAGAGAGCATTTGTGTTAATGGGGTGATCTATTGGGTCCTTCAAACTACAATCAATAATTTTAATGTGCTAACCGTTATTGCGTTTGATTTGAGTTTGGAGGCGTTTAGAGATATCGAGCTTGTCACGAGGCACGCGAGAGGTACGATATTAAGATACTATTTGACATCTTTGAAAGAGTGCCCAACTCTATTGATTTGGAAGATTAATAAAGATGACGAGACTGAAGAGGTAGAACAATGGACATTATTCGACCATAAAAATCCAAATGCAGCTTGGAAAAGGAGGAATTTTACCGATCATAATTTTACCATTACGGTGTGTTACGGCTCTTATGA
- the LOC141594557 gene encoding F-box protein DOR-like, which yields MEIATALVKLSCEFYNRLSRVILRGLTFNVSDVSSADFPEKIQIDILSRLPSKSLSRCKCVSKHWNDTLTIQAFLLKHSSSYDKHSKLAFVALALENNTVLRWNKIISFDLTYNSFIGGGRETSTEEVIIGYQEYFSHRLMTDHYYYNSNICNDLICLFNNSSRSVVLLNVRTQDYIRLPAMTMDEYADPLMRFWYALGFDPVNKVFKVLSINDRSKGCGTKAAILTLGTKNWKPIEYECLPCSVTEDSIYWSSNNSFCLDGVIYWVNETKIDQNAIMLTVVAFDLNHETFRDYELFGEDGGTFKYYLTSLKGCPTLFVWKEEGDEIQQFTLFNNKNPNVAWNWRSFIAHGFPKNLNYGSRWNCVAGGSILLRQVRSNEVSLRDFVNVPKDVSWSPYKWYDLEKFALE from the coding sequence ATGGAAATAGCAACCGCCTTAGTTAAATTATCTTGCGAGTTTTACAACCGTCTTAGTCGAGTGATCTTGCGAGGTTTAACGTTTAATGTGAGCGATGTATCATCTGCAGACTTTCCTGAAAAAATTCAGATTGATATCTTGTCGAGGCTGCCATCCAAGTCATTGTCGAGATGCAAGTGTGTTTCGAAACACTGGAATGATACATTAACCATACAAGCATTCTTGCTTAAACACTCTAGTTCATATGATAAACATTCAAAACTTGCCTTTGTGGCACTGGCACTGGAAAACAATACGGTTTTGAGATGGAACAAAATTATCTCATTCGACCTGACTTATAATAGTTTTATAGGCGGCGGAAGAGAGACGAGTACTGAGGAGGTAATAATAGGGTATCAGGAATATTTCAGTCATCGTCTCATGACCGATCATTACTATTACAACTCTAATATATGCAATGACctcatttgtctttttaataacTCTTCAAGGAGTGTCGTTCTTTTAAACGTAAGAACTCAAGATTATATCCGGCTTCCAGCAATGACTATGGATGAGTATGCGGATCCATTAATGAGATTTTGGTATGCATTAGGGTTTGATCCTGTAAATAAGGTATTCAAGGTTCTGAGTATTAATGATCGAAGCAAAGGGTGTGGGACCAAGGCCGCGATATTGACTCTTGGAACGAAAAATTGGAAACCAATTGAGTATGAATGTTTACCTTGTTCGGTGACTGAGGACTCGATTTATTGGAGTAGCAACAATAGCTTTTGTCTTGATGGAGTGATTTATTGGGTCAATGAAACTAAAATTGATCAAAATGCTATTATGTTAACCGTTGTTGCTTTTGATTTGAATCACGAGACGTTTAGAGATTACGAGCTGTTTGGCGAGGATGGTGGGACATTCAAGTACTATTTGACATCCTTAAAAGGGTGCCCGACTTTGTTCGTTTGGAAGGAAGAAGGTGATGAGATACAACAGTTTACATTGtttaacaataaaaatccgaatgTTGCTTGGAATTGGAGAAGTTTTATTGCACATGGTTTTCCCAAAAACTTGAATTACGGTAGTCGTTGGAATTGTGTTGCAGGAGGTAGCATCCTGCTACGTCAGGTACGAAGTAATGAAGTTTCGCTTCGAGATTTTGTAAATGTCCCAAAAGATGTGTCTTGGTCTCCGTATAAATGGTATGATCTTGAGAAATTCGCCTTAGAGTAA
- the LOC141594558 gene encoding putative F-box protein At3g52320 yields the protein MELNVEQKIEGKDKRRDCNTGAASDVDDIPEEIQIEILTRLPSKSLSRLKCVSKHWDDTLTIQAFLVRHSRSYDKHPKLAFVARSSIWGQNYVISVELNDDNTPKTTTLPVAKPKKPDSLIRGKNLSSTDFPIRNYLYMSNICNDLICLFNPNSTFIGLLNIKTRDFIKLPAITKKYARSTSKYWYALGFDPVHKVFKVLSITYGRITSKECTNAAILTIGSNYWNPIDYKCFPSSLTKSLAWRSTTNSRCLDGVIYWVHKNTIDDIIVLTVFAYDLNCGAFRDYELVKTPMRDRTFRYYLTSLKERPTLFIWKIKNGDTEEVEQWTLFNHKNLNAAWKMRNFTNHNFPIPVPYASSSDDTPVAGGGILLLQYWKSINSECSEYLSYDLENFAIE from the coding sequence ATGGAGTTGAATGTAGAGCAAAAGATTGAAGGCAAAGATAAAAGACGGGACTGCAATACGGGTGCTGCATCTGATGTAGACGACATTCCTGAAGAAATTCAAATTGAAATCTTGACGAGGCTGCCATCCAAGTCATTGTCGAGACTCAAGTGTGTTTCGAAACACTGGGATGATACATTAACCATACAAGCGTTCTTGGTTAGACACTCTCGTTCATATGATAAACACCCAAAACTTGCTTTTGTGGCACGCTCGAGTATTTGGGGACAAAACTATGTTATCTCAGTCGAGCTTAACGATGACAACACCCCCAAAACGACGACTTTGCCTGTGGCAAAGCCAAAAAAACCTGACTCTTTGATCAGAGGGAAGAATTTATCTTCCACTGATTTTCCTATACGTAATTATTTATACATGTCCAATATATGCAACGACCTAATTTGTCTCTTTAATCCAAATTCAACTTTTATCGGTCTTTTAAACATAAAAACCCGGGATTTTATCAAGCTTCCTGCAATAACTAAGAAGTACGCGAGGAGTACTTCCAAATATTGGTATGCATTAGGGTTTGATCCTGTACACAAGGTATTCAAAGTTCTGAGTATAACTTATGGACGCATCACAAGCAAAGAGTGTACCAACGCCGCGATTTTAACTATTGGATCGAACTATTGGAACCCAATAGACTACAAATGTTTTCCAAGTTCATTGACCAAGAGCTTGGCTTGGCGGAGTACCACCAATAGCCGTTGTCTTGATGGAGTGATTTATTGGGTCCATAAAAATACAATCGATGATATTATTGTGCTGACCGTTTTTGCTTATGATCTGAACTGCGGGGCGTTCAGAGATTACGAGCTTGTCAAAACACCCATGCGAGATAGGACATTTAGATACTATTTGACATCTTTGAAAGAGCGTCCAACTCTGTTCATTTGGAAGATTAAAAATGGTGACACCGAAGAGGTAGAACAATGGACATTATTTAACCATAAAAATCTGAATGCAGCTTGGAAAATGAGGAATTTTACTAATCATAATTTTCCCATACCGGTACCTTATGCCTCTTCTTCTGATGATACACCTGTTGCAGGTGGTGGCATCCTCCTGTTACAATATTGGAAATCGATTAATTCCGAGTGTTCTGAGTATTTATCGTATGATCTCGAGAATTTTGCCATAGAGTAA